A region of Gammaproteobacteria bacterium DNA encodes the following proteins:
- a CDS encoding sodium-dependent bicarbonate transport family permease produces MLSNLLIPAVLFFALGFLAQVVRSDLKFPAELAKALSIYLLLGIGLHGGIELGKADFGAAVDAVVAALALGFLLPLLAYAILRWLGRIDPLNSSAIAAHYGSVSAGTFLTALAFLEVQNVAHETYPIIMLAIMESPAIIIGLLLAKFSRTGTEVQPNEVQGNGGGHSVMSELLRDAFTNGSVILLLGAIVVGVVATPPSLQKIMPFYDQIFMGVLSLFLLEMGMEAAKRIGEFRKVGMFLVGFGIIMPLIGGAIGLLVGHAILGFSVGGVTLVAVLAASASYIAVPPAMRLAIPEANPSFYLTLSLGVTFPFNVIFGIPLYYELAQWLAR; encoded by the coding sequence ATGCTTTCCAATCTTCTCATTCCAGCAGTGTTATTTTTTGCGCTCGGATTTCTCGCGCAGGTGGTCCGTTCCGACCTTAAATTTCCCGCAGAGCTGGCCAAGGCGTTGTCCATTTACTTGTTGCTGGGTATTGGGCTGCATGGTGGTATTGAGCTGGGCAAGGCGGATTTCGGCGCGGCGGTCGATGCCGTGGTTGCCGCGCTTGCCTTGGGGTTTTTGCTGCCGTTGCTGGCCTACGCCATCCTGCGTTGGCTGGGGCGCATCGACCCCCTGAATTCATCGGCGATCGCCGCCCATTACGGCTCGGTCAGCGCGGGTACGTTTCTGACCGCCCTGGCATTCCTGGAAGTGCAGAACGTCGCCCATGAAACCTACCCGATCATCATGCTTGCCATCATGGAGTCCCCGGCGATTATCATTGGTCTGTTGCTGGCCAAGTTTTCGCGCACGGGTACGGAGGTGCAGCCAAATGAGGTGCAGGGTAATGGCGGTGGTCACTCGGTGATGAGTGAGCTTCTCCGGGATGCCTTTACCAACGGTAGCGTGATCCTCCTTCTCGGTGCAATCGTGGTGGGGGTGGTCGCCACGCCACCCAGCCTGCAAAAGATCATGCCGTTTTATGATCAGATATTCATGGGCGTGCTGTCGCTGTTTCTGCTGGAAATGGGTATGGAAGCGGCAAAACGCATCGGCGAGTTCCGTAAGGTAGGTATGTTTCTGGTAGGTTTTGGGATAATCATGCCGTTGATCGGCGGGGCCATTGGCCTGCTGGTGGGGCACGCCATTCTGGGGTTCAGCGTGGGCGGCGTCACTCTCGTTGCCGTGCTGGCTGCGAGCGCCTCCTACATTGCGGTGCCGCCCGCCATGAGATTGGCAATCCCCGAGGCCAATCCGTCCTTTTATCTGACATTGTCGCTGGGGGTGACTTTCCCGTTTAATGTCATTTTCGGGATTCCACTGTATTATGAATTGGCTCAATGGCTTGCCCGCTAA
- a CDS encoding transcriptional regulator, with protein sequence MVKLVAEKLVRIIATAELETQFIELSKRHSVSGYTVVDARGAGASGIQHGLMDIDSNILFLMVVPPERLDEVMEDLAKIIRRGHHLLVLVSDTEVMRRKKDLPPAQP encoded by the coding sequence ATGGTGAAATTAGTAGCAGAAAAATTGGTCCGTATCATTGCGACGGCGGAGCTTGAGACGCAATTTATCGAGCTATCGAAGCGTCATTCGGTGAGCGGGTATACAGTGGTGGATGCCCGCGGCGCTGGGGCTTCCGGTATTCAGCACGGGTTGATGGACATCGACAGCAATATCCTGTTTCTGATGGTCGTGCCCCCGGAGCGGCTTGACGAGGTCATGGAGGACTTGGCCAAGATCATCCGTCGTGGCCATCACCTGTTGGTGCTGGTCTCCGATACCGAGGTAATGCGCAGGAAGAAGGACTTACCTCCGGCTCAGCCTTGA
- a CDS encoding LysR family transcriptional regulator, producing the protein MKNITLRQLRVFEAVARHSSYTRAAGDLHLTQPAVSMQIKQLEDNVGLPLFEQIGKRIFLTEAGRELHHYSRLITQQLAEAEAVLSELKGVTRGRLNISVVSTAKHFAPYLLSIFSKRFDGATVSLNVTNRETLLRQLASNERDMMIMGMPPKQDDIIAEPFMENPLVVIAPYNHPLRQERNIPLERLQHETFLMREQGSGTRIAMERFFAEHNIHLIGGMEMDSSEAIKQGVQAGLGLGIVSIHTINLEIEVKRLAILDVASLPIIRQWYLVHPRDKRLSPVAQAFKEFILNEAKGLLEGIRGGGIPAQVSSSSKQTKGAK; encoded by the coding sequence ATGAAGAATATCACGCTTCGCCAGCTCAGGGTATTCGAGGCCGTCGCGCGCCATTCCAGCTATACGCGCGCCGCCGGGGATCTGCATTTGACGCAACCGGCGGTCTCTATGCAAATCAAGCAACTGGAAGACAATGTCGGCTTGCCGCTGTTTGAACAGATCGGCAAGCGTATTTTTCTGACCGAGGCGGGACGCGAGCTTCATCACTACAGCCGCCTTATCACGCAGCAACTGGCCGAGGCCGAGGCGGTGCTGTCGGAACTCAAAGGAGTAACACGCGGCCGGCTCAACATCTCGGTGGTCAGCACTGCCAAACACTTTGCCCCTTATCTGCTTTCCATTTTCAGCAAGCGTTTTGACGGGGCGACAGTCAGCCTGAATGTCACCAACCGCGAGACGCTGCTGCGCCAGCTTGCATCCAACGAGCGGGACATGATGATCATGGGCATGCCCCCCAAGCAGGACGATATCATCGCCGAGCCGTTTATGGAAAACCCGCTGGTGGTGATCGCGCCCTACAATCACCCTCTGCGCCAAGAGCGCAACATCCCGCTGGAACGGCTGCAACACGAGACCTTCCTGATGCGCGAGCAAGGTTCCGGCACACGTATCGCCATGGAGCGGTTCTTTGCGGAACACAACATCCACCTGATCGGCGGCATGGAAATGGACAGTAGCGAGGCCATCAAGCAGGGGGTACAGGCCGGGCTGGGGCTGGGGATCGTTTCGATTCATACTATCAATCTGGAGATAGAGGTCAAACGCCTTGCCATTCTCGATGTCGCCTCGCTCCCCATCATCCGCCAGTGGTACCTGGTCCACCCGCGCGACAAACGCCTCTCCCCGGTCGCCCAGGCGTTCAAGGAGTTTATTCTGAACGAGGCCAAGGGGTTGCTGGAGGGCATACGTGGCGGGGGAATTCCGGCGCAGGTGTCGAGCAGTAGCAAACAGACCAAAGGCGCGAAGTAA
- a CDS encoding form I ribulose bisphosphate carboxylase large subunit, protein MAVAKKYSAGVKEYRQTYWMPEYTPLDTDILACFKITPQPGVDREEAAAAVAAESSTGTWTTVWTDLLTDMDYYKGRAYRIEDVPGDDTCYYAFIAYPIDLFEEGSVVNVFTSLVGNVFGFKAVRALRLEDVRFPIAYVKTCGGPPMGIQVERDIMNKYGRPLLGCTIKPKLGLSAKNYGRAVYECLRGGLDFTKDDENINSQPFMRWRQRFDFVQEATIKAERETGERKGHYLNVTAPTPEEMYKRAEHAKDIGAPIIMHDYITGGFCANTGLANWCRDNGMLLHIHRAMHAVLDRNPHHGIHFRVLAKILRLSGGDHLHTGTVVGKLEGDREATLGWIDLLRESFIPEDRSRGIFFDQDWGSMPGVFAVASGGIHVWHMPALVSIFGDDSVLQFGGGTLGHPWGNAAGAAANRVALEACVKARNEGVEIEKAGKEILAKAAQSSPELKIAMETWKEIKFEFDTVDKLDVAHK, encoded by the coding sequence ATGGCAGTTGCAAAGAAATACAGCGCCGGCGTTAAAGAGTACCGTCAAACGTACTGGATGCCGGAATACACCCCCCTGGACACCGATATCCTGGCCTGTTTCAAGATCACCCCGCAGCCTGGCGTGGATCGTGAAGAGGCTGCCGCTGCCGTGGCTGCTGAATCTTCTACCGGCACCTGGACCACGGTATGGACCGACTTGCTGACCGACATGGATTACTACAAGGGCCGCGCTTACCGCATCGAAGACGTGCCTGGCGACGATACCTGCTATTACGCCTTTATCGCCTACCCCATCGACCTCTTCGAAGAAGGCTCCGTGGTCAACGTATTCACCTCGCTGGTGGGTAACGTGTTCGGCTTCAAGGCCGTGCGTGCGTTGCGTTTGGAAGACGTGCGCTTCCCCATTGCCTACGTCAAGACCTGCGGCGGCCCGCCCATGGGTATCCAGGTAGAGCGCGACATCATGAACAAGTATGGCCGTCCTTTGCTGGGTTGCACCATCAAACCCAAGCTCGGCCTGTCCGCCAAGAACTACGGCCGCGCTGTGTACGAATGTCTGCGCGGTGGTCTGGATTTCACCAAAGACGACGAGAACATCAACAGCCAGCCGTTCATGCGCTGGAGGCAGCGTTTTGACTTCGTGCAAGAAGCTACCATCAAGGCAGAGCGTGAGACTGGCGAGCGTAAAGGCCACTACCTGAACGTAACGGCCCCGACTCCAGAAGAGATGTACAAGCGTGCCGAGCACGCCAAAGACATCGGCGCGCCTATCATCATGCACGACTACATCACTGGCGGTTTCTGCGCCAACACGGGTCTGGCCAACTGGTGCCGTGACAACGGCATGTTGCTGCACATCCATCGCGCCATGCACGCCGTGCTTGATCGTAACCCGCACCACGGTATTCACTTCCGCGTGTTGGCCAAGATCCTGCGCCTGTCCGGCGGTGACCATCTGCACACCGGCACCGTGGTTGGTAAGCTTGAAGGCGACCGCGAAGCGACCCTGGGCTGGATTGACCTTCTGCGTGAGTCTTTCATTCCTGAAGACCGTTCGCGCGGCATTTTCTTCGATCAGGACTGGGGCTCCATGCCCGGCGTGTTCGCCGTGGCTTCGGGCGGTATCCACGTCTGGCACATGCCTGCGCTGGTTAGCATCTTTGGCGATGACTCCGTGCTGCAGTTCGGCGGCGGCACCTTGGGCCATCCTTGGGGCAACGCGGCGGGCGCAGCAGCAAACCGCGTAGCACTGGAAGCCTGCGTGAAGGCACGTAACGAAGGTGTTGAGATCGAGAAGGCTGGTAAGGAAATCCTGGCCAAGGCCGCTCAGAGCAGCCCCGAACTTAAGATCGCCATGGAAACATGGAAAGAGATCAAGTTCGAGTTCGACACCGTCGACAAGCTGGATGTGGCACACAAATAA
- a CDS encoding ribulose bisphosphate carboxylase small subunit: protein MSEMQDYKSRLSDPASRKFETFSYLPAMTQDDIRKQVEYLVKKGWNPAVEHVEPEHLMDDYWYMWKLPMFGETDVSKILAEVEACRRANPDNHIRLIGYDNFAQSQGAAMVVYRGKTV, encoded by the coding sequence ATGAGCGAAATGCAAGATTACAAATCGCGTTTGAGTGATCCCGCCAGCCGCAAGTTCGAGACCTTCTCCTACCTGCCCGCGATGACGCAGGATGACATCCGCAAGCAGGTGGAATACCTCGTCAAGAAGGGCTGGAACCCGGCCGTTGAGCACGTCGAGCCAGAACACCTGATGGACGATTACTGGTATATGTGGAAGCTGCCGATGTTTGGTGAGACCGATGTCAGCAAGATTCTGGCCGAAGTCGAAGCTTGCCGTCGGGCCAACCCCGATAACCACATCCGCCTGATTGGGTATGACAATTTTGCCCAGTCCCAGGGTGCTGCCATGGTTGTCTACCGCGGTAAGACGGTTTAA
- a CDS encoding CbbQ/NirQ/NorQ C-terminal domain-containing protein translates to MNDVIKQYLITEKPYYHPVADEIELYEAAYSVRMPMMLKGPTGCGKTRFVEFIAWKLGKPLITVACNEDMTASDLVGRFLLDASGTRWQDGPLAIAARYGAICYLDEVVEARQDTTVVIHPLTDARRILPLEKKGELVKAHPDFQLVISYNPGYQSLMKDLKQSTKQRFGALDFNYPSHDVETEIVAHETGVNSDVAGKLVSIAERARNLKGHGLDEGISTRMLVYAGSLIAKGVDAKSACLVTLVRPITDDPDMRDALDSAVTTFF, encoded by the coding sequence ATGAACGACGTAATCAAGCAGTACCTGATAACCGAAAAGCCCTATTATCACCCGGTTGCGGATGAAATCGAGCTCTACGAGGCTGCCTATTCCGTGCGCATGCCGATGATGCTGAAAGGCCCAACTGGCTGCGGTAAGACCCGCTTTGTCGAATTCATAGCGTGGAAACTTGGCAAGCCGCTGATCACTGTCGCTTGCAATGAAGACATGACGGCCTCCGATCTGGTGGGGCGCTTCCTGCTCGACGCCAGCGGCACGCGCTGGCAGGACGGGCCGCTCGCCATTGCCGCCCGTTATGGTGCGATCTGCTACCTTGATGAAGTTGTTGAGGCGCGCCAGGACACCACGGTGGTGATCCACCCGCTCACCGATGCGCGCCGTATACTGCCGCTGGAAAAGAAGGGCGAATTGGTGAAGGCCCATCCCGATTTCCAGTTGGTCATTTCCTATAATCCGGGCTATCAGAGCTTGATGAAGGATCTGAAGCAATCCACCAAGCAGCGTTTCGGCGCGCTGGATTTCAACTATCCGTCGCATGATGTCGAAACCGAGATCGTAGCGCATGAAACCGGCGTCAACAGTGATGTCGCAGGCAAGCTGGTGAGCATTGCCGAGCGCGCCCGCAACCTCAAGGGGCACGGCCTGGATGAAGGTATCTCCACCCGGATGCTGGTATACGCAGGCTCGCTCATCGCCAAGGGCGTGGATGCCAAGTCCGCCTGTCTTGTGACCTTGGTGCGTCCGATCACCGACGACCCCGATATGCGCGATGCGCTGGACTCGGCGGTAACGACGTTTTTTTAA
- a CDS encoding VWA domain-containing protein — MAINLDDYQDILDELGEHATDVLRSSWQEATKVFSPRGLEDYLQGAKGLKNLGRGIELVITYLQEAPEVAREIGEDAVLDLVQTAMMMASKTSGAVIEMIFATAPIAAKRLGDEQLFRGYLQLLNHLIAQAPRGLRPMLDKLDVLFGQLTLGGLRRWALWGAQAHRTDYPEQVRYFGLESKEALAVLQKERKGTLFVDVQRRINIYLRALWGRDFFMRPTSGDFENREGYQPFIENYFIHLPDAYDDFEGIPGLELYRATAAHAAAHIVYSRTPISAENLNPLQMAVISVIEDARVEQLAINAFPGLRQLWAALHVATPDQQASVGDFLNRLARALLDPDYHDDHAWIQKGRDLFREAQENLADAAQGAASVAGGGTPLDANRISWDIGVTLAHDFAQMRLAFNPRADVLRAPYRDDNRYFWEFEEFDFAKSLEATWGAAKQVRKHVSLMEFVNEIDVETAGDDAEEIWVLPTELFPYEDEGKSYNEMEGKEPVSPPYHYHEWDYQIQLERPSWCTLLEKRPQLGDLSVVDDIVAKNKPIISRLKYLIEAMQPQGVQRLRKQEDGDEIDINAAIRAMIEIRQGEMPDPRIMMRNIRKVRDLSVLVLLDLSESTNELVRGSESSVLSLSREATVLLADAMNKIGDPFAIHGFSSNGRHDVEYYRFKDFGAPYDEKARARIAGMTGQLSTRMGTAIRHAGQFLKHQSSGKKLLLVITDGEPADVDVRDPQYLRFDAKKSVEEMNRNGILTYCMSLDPHADQYVSRIFGAKNYMVVDHVQRLPEKLPMLYMGLTR; from the coding sequence ATGGCCATTAATCTCGACGACTATCAGGATATCCTCGACGAACTGGGCGAGCACGCCACGGACGTGTTGCGTTCTTCGTGGCAGGAGGCGACCAAGGTGTTCAGCCCCAGGGGGCTGGAAGATTACCTGCAAGGCGCAAAAGGCCTGAAAAACCTTGGGCGCGGCATCGAACTGGTTATCACCTATCTCCAGGAGGCGCCGGAGGTGGCGCGGGAAATCGGCGAGGATGCCGTGCTTGATCTGGTGCAAACTGCCATGATGATGGCGTCCAAGACCAGTGGTGCGGTGATCGAGATGATTTTCGCCACTGCGCCTATTGCAGCCAAGCGCCTGGGCGACGAGCAGTTGTTCCGTGGTTATCTGCAATTGCTCAATCATCTGATCGCACAGGCACCGCGCGGGCTGCGCCCAATGCTGGACAAGCTGGACGTACTGTTCGGCCAGCTTACCCTGGGTGGTCTGCGGCGCTGGGCATTGTGGGGTGCGCAGGCGCACCGCACCGACTATCCCGAGCAGGTCCGGTACTTCGGGTTGGAAAGCAAAGAAGCGCTGGCGGTGCTGCAAAAAGAGCGCAAAGGTACACTATTTGTGGATGTGCAGCGGCGCATCAACATCTATCTGCGTGCCTTGTGGGGGCGGGATTTCTTTATGCGCCCCACCAGCGGCGATTTCGAAAACCGCGAGGGTTACCAGCCCTTCATCGAGAACTATTTCATTCATCTGCCGGACGCCTACGATGATTTCGAGGGCATCCCAGGCCTGGAGCTCTACCGCGCCACTGCGGCGCATGCCGCTGCGCATATCGTCTACTCGCGCACGCCCATCTCTGCGGAAAATCTGAACCCGCTGCAAATGGCGGTGATCTCTGTCATCGAGGACGCGCGGGTCGAGCAGCTCGCAATCAACGCCTTCCCCGGCTTGCGCCAGCTGTGGGCCGCACTTCATGTTGCTACCCCTGACCAGCAGGCAAGCGTAGGTGATTTTCTCAATCGCTTGGCGCGGGCGCTGCTCGATCCTGATTACCACGACGATCATGCGTGGATTCAAAAGGGCCGCGACCTGTTCCGTGAAGCACAGGAAAACCTCGCCGACGCTGCACAGGGAGCTGCGAGTGTGGCGGGAGGCGGGACGCCGCTAGACGCCAACAGGATCTCCTGGGACATCGGCGTCACCTTGGCGCATGATTTTGCGCAAATGCGCCTCGCCTTTAATCCTCGCGCCGATGTGTTGCGTGCGCCGTACCGCGACGACAACCGCTATTTCTGGGAATTCGAGGAATTTGATTTTGCCAAAAGCCTGGAGGCCACTTGGGGCGCGGCCAAGCAGGTGCGCAAGCACGTCAGCCTGATGGAGTTCGTCAACGAGATCGACGTGGAGACGGCGGGCGATGATGCCGAAGAGATCTGGGTGCTGCCCACGGAGCTGTTCCCCTACGAGGACGAGGGCAAGAGCTATAATGAAATGGAAGGCAAGGAGCCGGTCTCCCCACCCTACCACTACCACGAGTGGGATTACCAGATCCAGCTGGAGCGCCCGAGTTGGTGTACGCTGCTGGAAAAGCGTCCCCAGCTTGGTGATTTGTCGGTCGTTGATGATATTGTGGCGAAGAACAAGCCCATCATCAGCCGCCTGAAATACTTGATCGAGGCCATGCAGCCGCAAGGTGTGCAGCGCCTGCGCAAGCAGGAGGACGGTGACGAGATCGACATCAACGCCGCGATTCGCGCCATGATCGAAATACGTCAGGGCGAGATGCCCGACCCGCGCATCATGATGCGCAACATCCGCAAGGTGCGTGATCTGTCGGTGCTGGTGTTGCTGGATCTGTCTGAGTCCACCAACGAGCTGGTGCGCGGTTCGGAGAGCTCGGTGCTCTCGCTGTCACGCGAGGCCACGGTGCTGCTCGCCGATGCCATGAACAAGATCGGCGATCCCTTTGCCATCCATGGGTTCTCATCCAATGGTCGCCATGACGTGGAATACTACCGCTTCAAGGATTTCGGCGCGCCTTATGACGAGAAGGCCAGGGCCAGAATCGCGGGCATGACCGGGCAACTCTCGACGCGCATGGGCACCGCAATCCGTCATGCCGGCCAGTTCCTGAAGCATCAGTCGTCCGGCAAAAAACTGCTGCTGGTGATCACCGATGGCGAGCCCGCCGATGTCGACGTGCGCGACCCGCAATACCTGCGCTTCGACGCCAAAAAATCGGTGGAAGAGATGAATCGCAATGGCATTCTCACCTATTGCATGAGCCTCGATCCCCATGCCGATCAATACGTGTCACGCATTTTTGGCGCGAAGAACTATATGGTGGTGGATCACGTGCAGCGCCTGCCGGAGAAGCTGCCGATGCTGTATATGGGTCTGACGCGGTAA
- the ilvD gene encoding dihydroxy-acid dehydratase: MSDNRRSKVVTQGVQRSPNRAMLRAVGFTNGDFDKPIVGISNAHSTITPCNMGIGGLAARAEQALKRAGAMPQVFGTITISDGISMGTEGMKYSLVSREVIADSIETVCNGQSMDGVIAIGGCDKNMPGAMIAIARLNIPAIFVYGGTIKPGHYRGRDLTVVSAFEAVGQFTAHKIDEEELTGIERNACPGAGSCGGMFTANTMSSAFEAMGMSLPYSSTMAAEDAEKAESTAKSAEVLVQAIKKQILPLDIITRKSIENAIAVIMAVGGSTNAVLHFLAIAHTAGVELSIDDFETMRGRVPVLCDLKPSGKYVATDLHQAGGVPQVMKMLLDHGLLHGDALTITGQTIAEVLKDIPAEPRADQDVIRPWSNPVYAQGHLAVLKGNLATEGAVAKITGVKNAKITGPARVYDSEEACMQAILDQKIKAGDVVVIRYEGPKGGPGMREMLSPTSAIIGEGLGDSVGLITDGRFSGGTYGMVVGHVAPEAAVGGTIALVQEGDSITIDAEARLLQLNVSDEEIARRRATWLLPKPRYTTGVLAKYAKLVSSASKGAVTD; encoded by the coding sequence ATGTCCGATAACCGCCGAAGCAAAGTAGTGACCCAGGGCGTGCAGCGCTCCCCCAACCGCGCCATGCTGCGCGCGGTGGGTTTTACCAATGGGGACTTTGACAAGCCTATCGTCGGCATCTCCAATGCCCACAGCACCATTACCCCGTGCAATATGGGCATAGGTGGCCTCGCGGCGCGCGCAGAGCAGGCGCTGAAGAGGGCGGGTGCGATGCCGCAGGTATTCGGCACCATCACCATTTCCGATGGCATATCGATGGGCACGGAAGGCATGAAATATTCGCTGGTATCTCGCGAAGTGATTGCAGACTCCATCGAAACCGTGTGCAACGGTCAGAGCATGGACGGTGTCATCGCTATTGGTGGTTGCGATAAAAACATGCCTGGCGCAATGATTGCTATCGCCCGATTGAATATCCCCGCGATTTTCGTATACGGAGGCACTATCAAGCCCGGCCATTACCGTGGGCGTGATCTCACCGTGGTGAGTGCTTTTGAGGCGGTAGGTCAATTCACCGCGCATAAAATCGACGAAGAAGAATTGACAGGCATTGAACGCAATGCCTGTCCCGGCGCGGGTTCGTGCGGCGGCATGTTTACCGCCAACACTATGTCGTCGGCCTTTGAAGCGATGGGCATGAGTTTGCCGTATTCCTCCACCATGGCGGCGGAAGATGCAGAGAAAGCCGAAAGTACGGCCAAATCCGCCGAAGTGCTGGTGCAAGCCATCAAAAAACAAATCCTGCCTCTCGACATCATCACCCGCAAATCCATTGAAAACGCCATCGCCGTCATCATGGCCGTAGGCGGCTCCACCAATGCCGTGCTGCACTTCCTGGCGATTGCACATACCGCTGGCGTGGAATTGAGCATAGATGACTTTGAAACAATGCGCGGTCGTGTGCCGGTGCTGTGCGACCTGAAGCCTTCCGGTAAATACGTGGCGACAGATCTGCATCAAGCGGGCGGCGTACCGCAAGTCATGAAAATGCTGCTCGATCATGGCCTGCTGCACGGCGACGCACTCACCATCACCGGCCAGACCATTGCCGAAGTGTTGAAAGACATACCCGCTGAGCCACGCGCTGATCAAGACGTGATTCGCCCCTGGAGCAACCCCGTGTACGCACAAGGGCATCTTGCCGTGCTCAAGGGCAACCTGGCAACCGAAGGCGCAGTGGCAAAAATCACCGGCGTGAAAAACGCTAAAATCACCGGCCCGGCACGCGTGTATGACTCCGAAGAAGCCTGCATGCAAGCCATCCTTGATCAAAAAATCAAAGCGGGCGATGTGGTTGTTATCCGTTACGAAGGCCCGAAAGGCGGCCCGGGTATGCGCGAAATGCTCTCCCCCACCTCCGCCATCATCGGTGAAGGATTGGGCGACAGCGTCGGCCTCATTACGGACGGACGCTTCTCTGGCGGCACTTACGGCATGGTCGTCGGCCACGTCGCCCCCGAAGCGGCAGTGGGTGGCACCATCGCTTTGGTGCAGGAAGGCGATAGCATCACCATTGATGCCGAAGCACGCCTATTGCAACTCAACGTCTCCGACGAAGAGATCGCGCGCCGCCGTGCGACTTGGCTCCTGCCCAAACCCCGTTACACCACCGGCGTGTTGGCAAAATACGCCAAGCTGGTGTCCAGCGCCAGCAAAGGGGCGGTAACGGATTGA
- a CDS encoding rRNA pseudouridine synthase, protein MSNPTIRRTLTGKPGLVSLARALSKLGLASRTVAARMIEEGRVRVDGRVITDPNLRINMERVKLAVDEKPLAEAAKHYLAVNKPRGLVTTASDERNRATVYECLPDAGDVWLAPVGRLDKASEGLILFTNDTAWAQRILNPASHLPKTYHVQVNRRLEEADLARLQRGVTLEDGTVAHAVAASLLRSGEKNCWLEIVLHEGINRQIRRMLVALDAEVLRLVRVAIGPVTLGTLPKGKSRLLTKQELLAISEMLGALKTRNTKK, encoded by the coding sequence ATGTCCAATCCTACTATCAGGCGCACACTCACCGGCAAACCCGGCCTTGTCAGTCTCGCCCGCGCCCTCTCCAAGCTAGGCCTGGCCTCGCGCACAGTCGCGGCGCGAATGATTGAGGAAGGCAGGGTGAGGGTCGATGGGCGCGTTATTACGGACCCGAACCTGCGCATCAATATGGAAAGGGTGAAGCTCGCCGTGGATGAAAAGCCGCTGGCAGAAGCCGCAAAACATTATCTGGCGGTGAACAAACCACGTGGCCTGGTAACCACCGCCAGCGACGAACGAAATCGTGCAACGGTCTATGAATGCCTGCCAGACGCCGGGGATGTCTGGCTCGCTCCGGTAGGCAGGCTGGACAAGGCCAGCGAGGGGCTGATCCTTTTCACTAATGACACCGCTTGGGCGCAGCGCATCTTGAACCCTGCCAGCCACTTGCCCAAAACCTACCACGTACAGGTTAACAGGCGCCTGGAAGAGGCCGACCTCGCGCGCTTGCAACGGGGTGTGACGCTGGAAGACGGCACCGTGGCACACGCCGTCGCAGCAAGTCTGTTGCGTAGCGGTGAAAAAAATTGCTGGCTGGAAATCGTGCTTCACGAGGGAATAAACCGCCAGATCCGGCGCATGCTCGTGGCGCTGGATGCCGAGGTGCTGCGTTTGGTGCGAGTGGCCATCGGCCCGGTGACGCTGGGAACGCTGCCCAAGGGGAAAAGCCGCCTGTTGACCAAGCAGGAGCTATTGGCAATATCAGAAATGCTTGGCGCGCTCAAAACGAGGAACACAAAAAAATAG